In Agromyces sp. 3263, a single genomic region encodes these proteins:
- the folK gene encoding 2-amino-4-hydroxy-6-hydroxymethyldihydropteridine diphosphokinase, whose product MSRAVIAFGANLGEREATIASATRALAESPGVELVAVSPVYETAAITDAGVDADAPGYLNGVLVIDTALPPLDLLDVLQAIETAHGRVRTTHWGDRTLDLDLIDVDGIEFASERLTLPHPRAWERAFVLQPWLDVEADAVLTGRGPVAVLRRAARDEVVRR is encoded by the coding sequence ATGAGCCGCGCCGTCATCGCCTTCGGCGCCAACCTCGGGGAACGCGAGGCCACGATCGCGTCCGCGACGCGCGCCCTCGCCGAGTCTCCGGGCGTCGAGCTCGTCGCGGTGTCGCCCGTGTACGAGACGGCCGCCATCACCGATGCGGGCGTCGACGCCGACGCGCCGGGCTACCTCAACGGCGTGCTCGTGATCGACACGGCGCTCCCGCCGCTCGACCTGCTCGACGTCCTGCAGGCCATCGAGACGGCGCACGGCCGCGTGCGCACGACGCACTGGGGCGACCGCACCCTCGACCTCGACCTCATCGACGTCGACGGCATCGAGTTCGCGAGCGAGCGGCTCACGTTGCCGCACCCGCGCGCCTGGGAGCGCGCGTTCGTGCTGCAGCCGTGGCTCGACGTCGAGGCCGACGCCGTGCTGACCGGCCGCGGGCCCGTCGCCGTGTTGCGCCGCGCCGCCCGCGACGAGGTGGTGCGCCGATGA
- a CDS encoding DUF3180 domain-containing protein — MKRTHASTIVAFVLAGIVAGYLIDLGIVSAGANAIVPPLSLPITLTGVGVLVVAFAWPVRRAVKGKATKHLDPFRAMRTAVLAKACSLSGSLVFGFGLGITVFLLTRSVVPSPETVWIAFATAIGAGLLLAGGLVAEAFCTLPPDEPETEKEGHVHA, encoded by the coding sequence ATGAAGCGCACCCACGCGTCCACGATCGTCGCCTTCGTGCTCGCCGGCATCGTCGCGGGCTACCTGATCGATCTGGGCATCGTCTCCGCCGGAGCGAACGCCATCGTGCCGCCCCTGTCGCTGCCGATCACCCTCACGGGCGTCGGTGTGCTCGTCGTGGCGTTCGCGTGGCCGGTGCGCCGGGCCGTCAAGGGCAAGGCGACCAAGCACCTCGACCCGTTCCGGGCGATGCGCACGGCCGTGCTCGCGAAGGCGTGCAGCCTGAGCGGATCGCTCGTGTTCGGGTTCGGCCTCGGCATCACGGTGTTCCTCCTTACGCGCAGCGTGGTGCCCTCGCCCGAGACGGTCTGGATCGCGTTCGCGACCGCGATCGGGGCAGGCCTCCTGCTCGCCGGCGGCCTCGTCGCCGAGGCGTTCTGCACCCTCCCGCCCGACGAGCCCGAGACCGAGAAGGAAGGGCACGTGCATGCCTGA
- a CDS encoding PH domain-containing protein — MPEIRDAHAGEPPAVEPAAPGDTGWLRVSPKYVVVEVVGSLIGMVVFVGAFTIAYLLWGQWWALWAAIVIGVASLVGIAFEPRRVRSIGYRLREDDLLFRRGIMFQRQVAVPYGRMQLVDITRGPVARALGLADLKFVTAAASTAVTVPGLPMEEADRLRDELVALAETRRAGL; from the coding sequence ATGCCTGAGATCCGCGACGCCCATGCCGGCGAGCCGCCGGCGGTCGAGCCTGCGGCACCCGGTGACACCGGGTGGCTCCGCGTCTCGCCGAAGTACGTCGTCGTCGAGGTGGTCGGGTCGCTCATCGGAATGGTCGTGTTCGTCGGCGCCTTCACCATCGCCTACCTGCTGTGGGGCCAGTGGTGGGCGCTCTGGGCCGCCATCGTCATCGGCGTCGCATCCCTCGTGGGCATCGCGTTCGAGCCGCGGCGCGTGCGCTCCATCGGCTATCGGCTGCGGGAGGACGACCTCCTCTTCCGGCGCGGCATCATGTTCCAGCGGCAGGTCGCCGTGCCCTACGGCCGCATGCAGCTCGTCGACATCACCCGCGGCCCCGTCGCGCGGGCGCTCGGCCTCGCCGACCTCAAGTTCGTGACGGCCGCCGCATCGACCGCCGTGACCGTGCCCGGCCTTCCGATGGAGGAGGCCGATCGGCTGCGCGACGAGCTCGTCGCGCTCGCCGAGACCCGCCGGGCGGGGCTGTGA
- a CDS encoding PH domain-containing protein, with amino-acid sequence MTAPVRHPPVTNLAEGEWHRLHPASPLLRGGLVFIAVLGFIVANLRERVVDMFLVLFAPDLDDGFDAQYEQWQGDWANDPIGGIVTNGLVGWAILAVALVIVAVIIGFWLSWRMHTFRITNEAVEVRSGILFRSHRSARLDRIQGINVTRPLFARLFGTAKLEVSVAGQSANVQLSYLGSALADGLRADVLRLASGARAERAAQAADAAGATLPDSSSPAPDTQQRANVSAVLGQRVDEFLAPELDPSLAPPESVVHLPLGRVIGSTLLGGSTAWAVILVAIIVVGVTTGQLWVLFSFVPAAIGLVSYVWSRITKSLRYSIAGTLDGVRIGHGLLSTGNQTIPPGRIHAIEANQWILWRAFGWWTIRINVAGQSVSAGNDAAQRTLVLPVGTVADVHRVLGLLLPDSAAAVDPLVDAGLTGRDGGGGFSRTPRRAAWLRPFSWRRIGWAAGDGVVLIRRGWLLRSLAFVPLARMQSVAVSVGPVQRMLRLASVRIHTVAGPVVPNLPDAERDEADRLFQRLADEAVERAASDTSHHWGAPPSVAAPTGETTDAG; translated from the coding sequence GTGACCGCACCGGTCCGGCATCCGCCGGTCACGAACCTCGCCGAGGGCGAGTGGCACCGGCTGCATCCCGCGAGCCCGCTCCTGCGTGGCGGCCTCGTGTTCATCGCCGTGCTCGGCTTCATCGTCGCCAACCTCCGCGAGCGCGTCGTCGACATGTTCCTCGTGCTCTTCGCACCCGACCTCGACGACGGCTTCGACGCGCAGTACGAGCAGTGGCAGGGCGACTGGGCGAACGACCCGATCGGCGGCATCGTCACGAACGGGCTCGTCGGCTGGGCCATCCTCGCCGTCGCCCTCGTCATCGTCGCGGTGATCATCGGGTTCTGGCTGTCATGGCGCATGCACACGTTCCGCATCACGAACGAGGCGGTGGAGGTGCGCAGCGGCATCCTGTTCCGCTCGCATCGGAGCGCCCGGCTCGACCGCATCCAGGGCATCAACGTCACCCGTCCGCTCTTCGCGCGCCTGTTCGGCACGGCCAAGCTCGAGGTCTCCGTGGCGGGGCAGTCGGCCAACGTCCAGCTCTCCTACCTCGGGTCGGCCCTCGCCGACGGACTGCGCGCCGACGTGCTCCGGCTCGCGTCGGGCGCGCGCGCCGAGCGGGCGGCGCAGGCTGCGGATGCCGCGGGCGCGACGCTTCCCGACTCGTCGAGCCCTGCGCCCGACACCCAGCAGCGCGCCAACGTCTCCGCGGTGCTCGGCCAGCGGGTCGACGAGTTCCTCGCGCCCGAGCTCGACCCGTCGCTCGCGCCCCCCGAGTCGGTGGTGCACCTGCCCCTCGGCCGGGTCATCGGCTCCACGCTCCTCGGCGGCTCGACGGCGTGGGCGGTCATCCTCGTCGCGATCATCGTGGTCGGCGTCACCACGGGGCAGCTGTGGGTGCTGTTCTCGTTCGTGCCCGCCGCGATCGGCCTCGTGAGCTACGTCTGGTCGCGCATCACGAAGTCGCTGCGGTACTCGATCGCCGGCACGCTCGACGGGGTGCGCATCGGCCACGGCCTGCTCTCGACCGGCAACCAGACCATCCCGCCGGGTCGCATCCATGCGATCGAGGCGAACCAGTGGATCCTCTGGCGCGCATTCGGGTGGTGGACCATCCGCATCAACGTGGCGGGCCAGTCGGTGAGTGCCGGCAACGATGCCGCGCAGCGCACCCTCGTGCTCCCCGTCGGCACGGTCGCCGACGTGCACCGGGTGCTCGGGCTGCTGCTCCCCGACTCGGCGGCGGCGGTCGATCCGCTCGTCGACGCGGGCCTCACCGGCCGCGACGGCGGCGGGGGATTCTCGCGCACGCCGCGCCGGGCCGCCTGGCTGCGTCCGTTCTCCTGGCGCCGCATCGGGTGGGCGGCGGGCGACGGCGTCGTGCTCATCCGCCGGGGGTGGCTGCTGCGCAGCCTCGCGTTCGTGCCGCTCGCCCGCATGCAGTCGGTCGCGGTGAGCGTCGGTCCGGTGCAGCGGATGCTGCGGCTCGCCTCCGTGCGCATCCACACGGTCGCCGGGCCGGTGGTGCCGAACCTGCCCGACGCCGAGCGCGACGAGGCTGACCGCCTCTTCCAGCGGCTGGCCGACGAGGCGGTGGAACGGGCCGCGAGCGATACGTCGCACCACTGGGGCGCGCCGCCGTCCGTCGCCGCCCCGACGGGGGAGACGACCGATGCCGGCTGA
- a CDS encoding DUF2520 domain-containing protein — MPAERAGRLGVGTIGAGRVGAVLASALANAGHALTGIAAVSTPSRERAAVMLPGVPVLPIPDIVERSELVLLAVPESELAALVGGLADAGVWQPGQLVLHTAARFGTGVLDPARRAGAIPLAAHPAMSFTGTSIDLARLPGTWFAVTAPAPVLPIAQALVVEMGGEPFVVAEGDRAAYAEAIDTAVSFSTAIVDQASGLLDGIGVGRPGAVLAQLVRSSVENALARHDAGPLVDGAGTIDEVDTDRPLGGGE; from the coding sequence ATGCCGGCTGAACGCGCGGGCCGGCTCGGCGTCGGCACGATCGGCGCGGGGCGGGTGGGTGCGGTGCTCGCGTCCGCGCTGGCCAACGCGGGGCATGCGCTCACCGGCATCGCTGCGGTCTCGACGCCGAGCCGAGAGCGCGCCGCGGTCATGCTGCCGGGCGTCCCCGTGCTGCCCATCCCCGACATCGTCGAGCGCAGCGAGCTCGTGCTGCTCGCCGTGCCCGAGTCCGAGCTCGCGGCCCTCGTGGGCGGGCTCGCCGATGCCGGGGTCTGGCAGCCGGGGCAGCTCGTGCTGCACACGGCCGCCCGGTTCGGCACGGGAGTGCTCGACCCGGCGCGACGGGCCGGGGCGATCCCGCTCGCCGCGCATCCCGCCATGTCGTTCACGGGCACGAGCATCGACCTCGCCCGGCTGCCCGGCACCTGGTTCGCCGTCACCGCGCCCGCGCCCGTGCTGCCGATCGCCCAGGCCCTCGTCGTCGAGATGGGTGGCGAGCCGTTCGTGGTCGCCGAGGGCGACCGCGCGGCCTACGCGGAGGCGATCGACACCGCCGTGTCGTTCTCCACGGCGATCGTCGACCAGGCGAGCGGCCTCCTCGACGGCATCGGCGTCGGTCGCCCCGGCGCGGTCCTCGCGCAGCTCGTGCGCAGCTCCGTCGAGAACGCGCTCGCCAGGCACGACGCCGGACCGCTCGTCGACGGGGCGGGTACGATCGACGAGGTCGACACGGATCGGCCGCTGGGAGGTGGCGAGTGA
- the panC gene encoding pantoate--beta-alanine ligase, with protein sequence MTEVAAGTRTVPTIAELRALLDERRAAGASVALVPTMGALHDGHLALVRRARELADVVVVSIFVNPLQFGPGEDLDRYPRTLDADVAALAGLGVDVVFAPSVDEMYPRGRDAGTTVQAGPIGERYEGASRPGHFNGMLTVVAKLFGIAQPDVAIFGQKDAQQVHLVSRMVADLDLPLRIETVPTVREPDGLALSSRNRFLGEDERRAALVLAESLRAAEAAAGEGPSELLAEGVAAFGDHDGVSLDYFVVVDPDTFLPVTEDFRGRALVLVAALVGSTRLIDNAYVEVGGAG encoded by the coding sequence GTGACCGAGGTCGCCGCGGGCACGCGCACGGTGCCGACCATCGCGGAGCTCCGGGCCCTGCTCGATGAGCGACGCGCCGCCGGGGCATCCGTCGCCCTCGTGCCCACCATGGGCGCACTGCACGACGGCCATCTCGCCCTGGTGCGCCGCGCACGCGAGCTCGCCGACGTGGTCGTGGTGTCGATCTTCGTGAACCCGCTGCAGTTCGGCCCCGGTGAAGACCTCGACCGCTACCCCCGCACGCTCGACGCGGATGTCGCGGCACTCGCCGGGCTCGGCGTCGACGTGGTGTTCGCGCCGTCCGTCGACGAGATGTACCCGCGCGGCCGTGACGCCGGCACGACCGTGCAGGCCGGACCGATCGGCGAGCGCTACGAGGGCGCGTCGCGCCCCGGGCACTTCAACGGCATGCTCACCGTCGTGGCGAAGCTGTTCGGCATCGCGCAGCCCGACGTGGCGATCTTCGGGCAGAAGGACGCCCAGCAGGTGCACCTCGTCTCCCGCATGGTCGCCGACCTCGACCTGCCGCTGCGCATCGAGACGGTGCCCACGGTGCGTGAGCCCGACGGCCTGGCGCTCTCCAGCCGCAACCGCTTCCTCGGCGAGGACGAGCGACGCGCCGCGCTCGTGCTCGCCGAGTCGCTGCGGGCCGCGGAGGCCGCTGCCGGCGAGGGCCCATCAGAGCTCCTCGCCGAGGGCGTGGCGGCCTTCGGCGACCACGACGGCGTGAGCCTCGACTACTTCGTGGTCGTCGACCCCGACACGTTCCTTCCCGTGACCGAGGACTTCAGGGGCCGTGCCCTCGTGCTCGTCGCGGCGCTGGTGGGCTCCACCCGCCTCATCGACAACGCCTACGTCGAGGTCGGCGGGGCGGGCTGA
- the lysS gene encoding lysine--tRNA ligase: protein MAQTQTDAATEPTAPETGADEISADEISEQKAVRLAKRERLIAASDDLGLGAYPVRLPITATIPEVRDRFVGLGVDEASGEHVGLAGRVVYSRNTGKLCFATLQSGDGSRIQAMVSLAEVGEESLAEWKELVDLGDHVFVEGEVITSRRGELSIMVTGWRIASKAILPLPNLHNELSEETRVRSRYLDLIAREQARRNVIDRAKVNASLRRTFDGLRFIEVETPMLQVMHGGASARPFVTHSNAFDTELYLRIAPELYLKRAVVGGIERVYEINRNFRNEGADSTHSPEFAMLEAYEAYGDYTTMADLTQKLIQDAAIATSGSHVVTWADGTEFDLGGEWDRISMYGTLSDAVGEPITAETPIERLKELADAEGIEIDHPLPGKFVEELWEHHVKGSLHRPTFVMDFPLDTSPLVRAHRSTPGVVEKWDLYVRGFELATGYSELVDPVVQRERFVEQAKLAAGGDPEAMRLDEEFLRALEFGMPPSGGMGMGIDRLLMALTGLGIRETILFPLVK, encoded by the coding sequence ATGGCCCAGACCCAGACGGATGCCGCGACCGAGCCCACGGCCCCCGAGACCGGCGCCGACGAGATCAGCGCCGACGAGATCTCCGAGCAGAAGGCCGTGCGGCTCGCCAAGCGCGAACGGCTGATCGCGGCATCCGATGACCTCGGGCTCGGCGCCTACCCGGTGCGCCTGCCGATCACGGCGACGATCCCCGAGGTGCGCGACCGCTTCGTGGGTCTCGGCGTCGACGAGGCGAGCGGCGAGCATGTCGGCCTCGCGGGTCGCGTCGTCTACTCCCGCAACACGGGCAAGCTCTGCTTCGCGACCCTCCAGTCGGGTGACGGCAGCCGCATCCAGGCGATGGTGTCGCTGGCCGAGGTGGGCGAGGAGTCGCTCGCCGAGTGGAAGGAGCTCGTCGACCTGGGCGACCACGTCTTCGTCGAGGGCGAGGTGATCACGAGCCGCCGCGGCGAGCTGTCGATCATGGTCACCGGGTGGCGCATCGCATCGAAGGCGATCCTGCCGCTGCCGAACCTGCACAATGAGCTGTCCGAGGAGACGCGCGTGCGCAGCCGCTACCTCGACCTCATCGCTCGTGAGCAGGCCCGCCGCAACGTCATCGACCGCGCCAAGGTCAACGCGAGCCTGCGCCGCACCTTCGACGGGCTGCGCTTCATCGAGGTCGAGACCCCGATGCTCCAGGTCATGCACGGCGGCGCATCCGCCCGCCCCTTCGTCACGCACTCCAACGCATTCGACACCGAGCTCTACCTGCGCATCGCACCCGAGCTCTACCTCAAACGCGCGGTCGTCGGCGGCATCGAGCGCGTCTACGAGATCAATCGCAATTTCCGCAACGAGGGCGCCGATTCCACGCACAGCCCCGAGTTCGCGATGCTCGAGGCGTACGAGGCCTACGGCGACTACACCACGATGGCCGACCTCACGCAGAAGCTGATCCAGGATGCCGCGATCGCCACGAGCGGCTCGCACGTCGTGACGTGGGCCGACGGCACGGAGTTCGACCTCGGCGGCGAGTGGGACCGCATCTCGATGTACGGCACGCTGTCGGATGCGGTGGGGGAGCCGATCACCGCCGAGACGCCGATCGAGCGGCTCAAGGAGCTCGCCGACGCCGAGGGCATCGAGATCGACCACCCCCTGCCCGGCAAGTTCGTCGAGGAGCTCTGGGAGCACCACGTCAAGGGCTCCCTGCACCGCCCCACGTTCGTCATGGACTTCCCGCTCGACACCTCGCCGCTCGTGCGCGCGCACCGTTCGACGCCGGGCGTCGTCGAGAAGTGGGACCTCTACGTGCGCGGCTTCGAGCTGGCCACCGGGTACTCCGAGCTCGTCGACCCCGTCGTGCAGCGCGAACGCTTCGTCGAGCAGGCGAAGCTCGCGGCGGGCGGCGATCCCGAGGCGATGCGCCTCGACGAGGAGTTCCTGCGCGCGCTCGAGTTCGGCATGCCGCCGTCGGGCGGCATGGGCATGGGCATCGACCGACTGCTCATGGCGCTCACCGGCCTCGGCATCCGCGAGACGATCCTCTTCCCCCTGGTCAAGTGA
- the cls gene encoding cardiolipin synthase has product MTIDISASQITALVAAAVIVIDLVIRVIAVIVVPRNRRPTAGMAWLLAIFFIPILGILVFWLIGNPKLPKRRREKQAEVDEFIRESTHGVERVSDSTTWPRWFDGVVRLNRTLGAMPLIGSNSASLIGDYQGSLDAMTEAIDGAERYVHVEFYIFAYDRTTAGFFDALGAAVARGVEVRVLLDHIASLRVKGYRKTLKRLDRMGVRWQLMLPVQPMKGRYQRPDLRNHRKILVVDGDVGFMGSQNIIDRSYNKRSNIRRGLKWKELVARVEGPIVSGLEAIFLTDWYLETGEAPMREIVPLGQESEVQDLDCQVVPSGPGYNNENNLKLFLALMYAAQERIILTSPYFVPDEAMLRAISGATQRGVHVELFVSEIGDQALVYHAQRSYYEALLRAGVKIWLYQSPYILHSKHFTIDEDVAVIGSSNMDIRSFELNMEVSLLVRGASFVREMRAVEDGYRRNSRELTLDEWLTQPLRSTILDNLARLTSALQ; this is encoded by the coding sequence ATGACGATCGACATCTCGGCGTCGCAGATCACTGCGCTCGTCGCTGCTGCGGTCATCGTCATCGACCTCGTCATCCGCGTCATCGCGGTGATCGTGGTGCCCAGAAACCGCCGCCCGACGGCGGGCATGGCATGGCTGCTCGCCATCTTCTTCATCCCCATCCTCGGCATCCTCGTCTTCTGGCTGATCGGCAATCCGAAGCTTCCCAAGCGCCGCCGTGAGAAGCAGGCCGAGGTCGACGAGTTCATCCGCGAGTCGACGCACGGCGTCGAGCGGGTCAGCGACAGCACCACGTGGCCGCGCTGGTTCGACGGGGTGGTGCGCCTCAACCGCACGCTCGGCGCGATGCCGCTCATCGGCTCGAACAGCGCCAGCCTGATCGGCGACTACCAGGGCTCGCTCGACGCCATGACGGAGGCGATCGACGGTGCCGAGCGCTACGTGCACGTCGAGTTCTACATCTTCGCCTACGACCGCACCACGGCCGGGTTCTTCGATGCGCTGGGCGCCGCCGTCGCGCGCGGCGTCGAGGTGCGAGTGCTGCTCGACCACATCGCGTCGCTGCGCGTGAAGGGCTACCGCAAGACCCTGAAGCGCCTCGACCGCATGGGCGTGCGCTGGCAGCTCATGCTCCCCGTGCAGCCGATGAAGGGCCGCTACCAGCGCCCCGACCTGCGCAACCACCGCAAGATCCTCGTCGTCGACGGCGACGTGGGATTCATGGGGTCGCAGAACATCATCGACCGCTCGTACAACAAGCGGTCCAACATCCGCCGGGGCCTGAAGTGGAAGGAACTGGTCGCCCGCGTCGAGGGGCCGATCGTGTCGGGCCTCGAGGCGATCTTCCTGACGGACTGGTACCTCGAGACCGGTGAGGCGCCGATGCGCGAGATCGTTCCGCTCGGGCAGGAGAGCGAGGTGCAGGACCTCGACTGCCAGGTCGTGCCGAGCGGTCCCGGGTACAACAACGAGAACAACCTCAAGCTGTTCCTGGCCCTCATGTACGCGGCGCAGGAGCGCATCATCCTCACGAGTCCCTACTTCGTACCCGATGAGGCGATGCTCCGGGCGATCAGCGGCGCCACCCAGCGCGGCGTGCACGTCGAGCTCTTCGTCTCGGAGATCGGCGACCAGGCGCTCGTCTACCATGCGCAGCGGTCGTACTACGAGGCGCTGCTGCGCGCCGGCGTGAAGATCTGGCTCTACCAGTCGCCGTACATCCTGCACTCGAAGCACTTCACGATCGACGAGGACGTCGCCGTGATCGGGTCGAGCAACATGGACATCCGTTCCTTCGAGCTCAACATGGAGGTGTCGCTCCTCGTCCGCGGCGCGTCCTTCGTGCGCGAGATGCGCGCGGTCGAGGACGGCTACCGGCGCAACAGCCGCGAGCTCACGCTCGACGAGTGGCTGACCCAGCCCCTGCGGTCGACGATCCTCGACAACCTCGCGCGGCTCACCTCCGCGCTGCAGTAG
- a CDS encoding pirin family protein, giving the protein MSNLERDPVELLCPPDAPTGPVVQVLAPRDVPLGGPRAMRVRRTLPQRGRTTIGAWCFADHYGPDDVAESGGMVVPPHPHTGLQTVSWLFEGEIEHRDSAGSHELVRPGAVNLMTAGRGISHSEVSTPGTTRLHGVQLWVALPEASRRIGPFFEHAETVPVAVGDAIVRVFVGALAGVDSDVTVFSPLLGAQVDLPAHGRTELELDPAFEHGVLVDAGPVAIEIDGAGATTEVAWSELAYVEPGRRRLVLAAGAEPVRVVLLGGVPFGEELVMWWNFIGRSHDEVVEFRREWQADVIGRDNPDGRFGVVDGFDGDPLPAPELPTVRLKPRR; this is encoded by the coding sequence ATGAGCAACCTCGAACGCGATCCGGTCGAGCTCCTCTGCCCGCCCGACGCGCCGACCGGTCCGGTCGTGCAGGTGCTCGCGCCCCGCGACGTCCCACTCGGGGGCCCCCGGGCCATGCGCGTGCGGCGAACGCTCCCGCAGCGGGGGCGCACGACCATCGGCGCGTGGTGCTTCGCCGATCATTACGGCCCCGACGACGTCGCCGAGTCGGGCGGCATGGTCGTGCCGCCGCATCCGCACACCGGGTTGCAGACGGTGAGCTGGCTGTTCGAGGGCGAGATCGAGCACCGCGACAGCGCGGGCAGCCACGAGCTGGTGCGACCCGGCGCCGTCAACCTCATGACCGCCGGTCGCGGCATCTCGCACTCCGAGGTCTCGACGCCGGGAACGACGCGCCTGCACGGCGTGCAGCTGTGGGTGGCCCTGCCCGAGGCATCCCGCCGCATCGGGCCGTTCTTCGAGCACGCCGAGACCGTGCCCGTCGCGGTCGGCGACGCCATCGTGCGCGTGTTCGTCGGCGCGCTCGCCGGCGTCGACTCCGACGTGACCGTGTTCTCGCCCCTGCTCGGTGCCCAGGTCGACCTGCCCGCGCATGGGCGCACCGAGCTCGAGCTCGACCCCGCCTTCGAGCACGGCGTGCTCGTCGACGCCGGGCCGGTGGCCATCGAGATCGACGGTGCGGGTGCCACGACCGAGGTCGCCTGGTCGGAGCTCGCGTACGTCGAGCCCGGTCGCCGCCGACTCGTGCTCGCGGCCGGGGCGGAGCCGGTCCGGGTCGTGCTGCTCGGCGGCGTGCCCTTCGGGGAGGAGCTCGTGATGTGGTGGAACTTCATCGGTCGCAGCCACGACGAGGTCGTGGAGTTCCGGCGCGAGTGGCAGGCCGACGTCATCGGACGCGACAACCCCGACGGCCGGTTCGGCGTCGTCGACGGGTTCGACGGCGACCCGCTCCCTGCCCCCGAGCTTCCCACCGTGCGGCTCAAGCCCCGGCGCTGA